In Perca fluviatilis chromosome 14, GENO_Pfluv_1.0, whole genome shotgun sequence, a genomic segment contains:
- the LOC120572863 gene encoding hemicentin-2-like has translation MFEGQSVSLSCEEDNSSAGWTLRRNTTKETRTQCGDGWGNPAGSSCNISYMVPLDSGVYWCESREGATSNSITITVTGGPVILQSPVLPVMEGEDLTLTCKTKTSSNLPAGFYKDGSFIRTEPAGHMTIHHVSRSDEGLYKCLISSVGESPPSWVSVTEKPKTTSPPTSSPPAPETTSAPPPASDPLHLVIRLVIHLVVFCPYCISTFIMVSLYRHRATGNDLPISVVMTPPRQAEEGLDEDYDVITAVTTEHHF, from the exons atgtttgaaggacagtctgtctctctgagctgtgaggaggacaacagctctgctggatggactctgaggaggaacacaACCAAAGAAACCAGGACTCAGTGTGGAGATGGCTGGGGAAATCCTGCTGGTTCTTCCTGTAACATCAGCTACATGGTCCCTTTGGACAGTGGAGTttactggtgtgagtccagagagggagcaaccagtaacagcatcaccatcactgtcactg gtggaccagtgatcctgcagagtcctgtcctccctgtgatggagggagaagacctcactctgacctgtaaaacaaagacgtcctccaacctcccagctggtttctataaagatggttccttcatcaggactgagcctgcaggtcacatgaccatccaccatgtttccaggtctgatgaaggcctctacaagtgtctcatcagcagtgttggagagtctccacccagctgggtctctgtcacag AGAAACCAAAGACCACAAGCCCTCCTACGAGTTCGCCACCGGCCCCTGAAACAACCTCAGCTCCACCCCCAGCCTCAGACCCCCTCCACCTTGTGATCAGACTGGTCATCCACCTGGTGGTGTTCTGTCCGTACTGCATCTCCACTTTCATCATGGTGTCTTTATATCGACACAGGGCCACAG GAAATGACCTGCCCATCTCTGTGGTGATGACCCCACCCAGACAGGCTGAGGAGGGATTGGATGAAGACTATGATGTCATCACTGCTGTCACCACGGAGCATCACTTCTGA
- the LOC120572901 gene encoding Fc receptor-like protein 5 gives MEETSLLWLLFLISLLSCTTNQASLTVSPSSSQLFRGESVSLSCEEDDSSAGWTLRRNTSDKTVTQCGDDWGRPAGSSCNISFMLTRHSGVYWCESREGATSNSITITVPDGPVILQSPVLPVMEGEDLTLTCKTKTSSNLPAGFYKDGSFIRTEPAGHMTIHHVSRSDEGLYKCNISSVGESPPSWVSVTGEEVTFDFRSSFIQIFT, from the exons ATGGAGGAAACATCTCTACTGTGGCTGCTCT TTCTGATCTCACTGCTGAGCTGCACAACAAACCAAG cctctctgactgtgagtccCAGCAGCTCTCAGCTGTTTAGAGGtgagtctgtctctctgagctgtgaggaggacgacagctctgctggatggactctgaggaggaacacaAGTGATAAAACTGTGACTCAGTGTGGAGATGACTGGGGAAGACCTGCTGGTTCTTCCTGTAATATCAGCTTTATGCTTACACGACACAGTGGAGTttactggtgtgagtccagagagggagcaaccagtaacagcatcaccatcactgtccctg atggaccagtgatcctgcagagtcctgtcctccctgtgatggagggagaagacctcactctgacctgtaaaacaaagacgtcctccaacctcccagctggtttctataaagatggctccttcatcaggactgagcctgcaggtcacatgaccatccaccatgtttccaggtctgatgaaggcctctacaagtgcaacatcagcagtgttggagagtctccacccagctgggtctctgtcacaggAGAGGAGGTTACCTTTGATTTCAGGAGTTCATTCATCCAGATATTCACCTGA